The following coding sequences are from one Cryptococcus deuterogattii R265 chromosome 1, complete sequence window:
- a CDS encoding chloride channel other eukaryote — MPRQQSEDEHGISGQAPRPPRGPQGKPLERNSKLEDEEELDLIRRYEDFSTVDWIQDSLHERTFQNKAPRSRLIARLDRSDGAVGYLWRLLRRALEEGEAYVVISLVGVIIGVSAALISIITAWLSDIKMGHCTTGWWLSRKFCCLELSDEMEACAEWKNWGGVEPFGWIAYVLFAATFSFSAAYLVKNFAPYAAGSGISEIKCILGGFIINGFLSVETFFIKGLTLPLAIASGLAVGKEGPSVHVACSVGNVVAKWFSRYKRSHLKMREIITASSAAGVAVAFGSPIGGVLFSIEEMNQNYSNRTMWRSFVCALVATFTLASMDPFRTGKLVIFNVSYDRDWHYFEIPAYVLIGIFGGLYGALVIKFNIQMASFRRKHLSGHGIFEAVVLASITAIIGYLNGFLRIDMTEMLSVLFRECEGGGDYNGLCQASSQWRMVNSLLLATIMRTVFIIVSYGSKVPAGIFVPSLAVGATFGRMIGILVKAMYNSYPSAPWFAACAPDAPCITPGTYAFLGAAAAMGGITRLTVTVVVIMFELTGALTYILPTMIVVLVTKAVSDQFGGGGISDHMIKFNGYPFLEKEDKEDPTDHAFIEPIANVMKKDLIILEATGVPLNHVVDIVQHTDYQGFPVVKSHGDQTIVGFVRKNELRIALEKARRVRNLSSDATCTFQCIRSIPENAHELLERPEILIASQGGGLTVDTAIESREDTGGEISHIDFGQYVDDMPLTVAPKMPLEIVMQLFRRMGPRIILVSDQGRLTGLVTVKDVLRHELSEAHHRSRSTHTPLTPSHPAYAQSNGWETEWTAVDERGHSLEIALEEGLEWTRSKATWAYGAALERWRGIRGQDRRTATFDYELDEGRQG; from the exons ATGCCGCGCCAGCAGTCAGAGGACGAACATGGCATTAGTGGGCAAGCACCTCGTCCTCCCCGAGGGCCTCAAGGCAAACCGCTTGAAAGAAACTCTAAACttgaggacgaagaagagttggatcTTATTAG GCGATATGAAGACTTCAGCACAGTAG ATTGGATTCAAGATTCATTACATGAACGGACATTTCAGAACAAGGCTCCTCGGAGTCGACTTATAGCTCGGCTAGACCGTAGTGATGGTGCAGTAGGCTACCTGTGGAGACTGCTACGTAGAGCCTtagaagagggagaggcCTACGTGGTGATTTCACTTGTTG GAGTCATAATTGGCGTCAGCGCAGCACTCATATCCATCATAACAGCATGGCTCTCGGATATTAAGATGGGCCATTGTACCACGGGGTGGTGGCTTTCCCGGAAGTTCTGTTGTTTGGAGCTTTcagatgagatggaagcaTGTGCCGAATGGAAGAACTGGGGCGGAGTGGAGCCGTTTGGATGGATTGCATATGTTCTGTTTGCT GCTacattctctttctcagcCGCGTACTTGGTTAAGAACTTTGCTCCTTATGCTGCAGGATCGGGTATCTCGGAGATCAAATGCATCTTGGGTggattcatcatcaacgGTTTCTTGAGTGTCGAGACTTTTTTCATTAAAGGATTGACTTTG CCGTTAGCCATCGCTTCAGGCCTAGCGgttgggaaagaagggccTTCAGTCCACGTAGCTTGTAGCGTGGGTAACGTCGTCGCGAAATGGTTCAGCCGTTATAAGCGCAGTCATT TGAAAATGCGTGAAATCATCACTGCTTCAAGCGCGGCGGGTGTAGCGGTAGCTTTTGGCTCGCCCATTGGCGGTGTCCTTTTCTCAATTGAA GAAATGAATCAGAATTATTCTAATAGAACTATGTGGCGAAGTTTCGTCTGTGCATTGGTAGCAACTTTCACCTTGGCT TCAATGGATCCTTTTCGGACTGGGAAGCTGGTCATTTTCAACGTTTCGTACGATCGTGACTGGCACTACTTTGAGATTCCTGCATACGTTTTGATCGGTATATTTGGT GGTCTATATGGTGCTTTAGTGATAAAGTTCAACATCCAAATGGCCTCTTTCCGTCGCAAGCACCTCAGTGGACATGGCATTTTCGAAGCAGTGGTCTTGGCCTCTATCACTGCCATTATCGGCTATCTGAACGGCTTTCTACGCATTGATATGACTGAGATGCTGTCAGTGTTGTTTAGGGAGTGTGAAGGTGGCGGTGATTACAATGGTCTTTGCCA GGCATCTTCACAATGGCGCATGGTCAACTCACTGTTACTAGCGACTATCATGCGAAcagtcttcatcatcgtttCCTACGGTAGTAAAGTCCCGGCCGGTATCTTCGTCCCATCATTGGCTGTCGGTGCCACATTTGGGCGAATGATTGGTATATTGGTCAAGGCAATGTATAA CTCCTACCCTTCAGCTCCGTGGTTTGCTGCTTGCGCTCCCGACGCGCCGTGTATTACGCCGGGTACATATGCATTCTTGGGAGCAGCGGCAGCAATGGG AGGCATTACGAGATTGACCGTAACCGTCGTTGTCATTATGTTTGAACTCACGGGCGCTTTAACCTATATCCTGCCAACTATG ATTGTTGTTCTGGTTACTAAGGCCGTCAGCGACCAgtttggtggaggtggtatATCCGATCATATGATTAAATTCAATGGGTATCCTTTcttggagaaagaagataaagaggACCCTACGGACCACGCGTTCATCGAGCCCA TCGCCAATGTTATGAAAAAGGATCTCATCATATTAGAAGCGACAGGTGTGCCCTTGAATCATGTTG TCGATATTGTCCAACACACAGATTACCAAGGATTCCCAGTTGTCAAGAGCCATGGGGATCAAACCATTGTAGGCTTTGTTCGTAAAAATGAACTGCGTATTGCTCTTGAAAAAGCTCGTCGCGTACGGAATTTATCTTCCGACGCAACATGTACTTTCCAGTGTATTAGATCTATCCCAGAGAATGCTCATGAGCTTCTGGAAAGGCCGGAGATTCTTATAGCAAGCCAGGGGGGGGGATTGACTGTGGATACGGCTATAGAGAGTAGAGAAGATACTGGAGGTGAAATATCTCATATTGATTTTGGGCAGTACGTCGATGAT ATGCCGCTGACTGTAGCACCAAAAATGCCGCTGGAGATTGTAATGCAGCTTTTCAGGCGTATGGG ACCTCGTATCATTCTCGTCTCAGACCAAGGTCGTCTCACTGGTCTTGTCACCGTGAAAGACGTCTTGCGCCACGAACTTTCTGAAGCACATCATCGATCTCGTTCGACCCATACACCACTCACGCCATCTCATCCTGCGTACGCCCAGTCTAATGGATGGGAAACAGAATGGACAGCTGTAGACGAGAGAGGCCATAGCTTGGAGATTGCACTAGAAGAAGGCTTGGAGTGGACTAGATCGAAGGCCACTTGGGCTTACGGAGCTGCTCTGGAGCGTTGGAGAGGTATCAGAGGGCAAGACAGACGGACGGCGACTTTCGATTATGAATTGGACgaaggaagacaaggaTAA